A genome region from Penaeus vannamei isolate JL-2024 chromosome 20, ASM4276789v1, whole genome shotgun sequence includes the following:
- the LOC113800924 gene encoding organic cation transporter protein isoform X1, whose product MGSKFDELLIRLGTGKWNFLYFIAASVWFFLIPPQSLSGAYLAPTIPHTCRPPQDVNATISEDSCAYITNTTAGSEVYPCTEWDFDLTVFSSTLTSEFQLVCDRDYLRATYQSMMMFGTFISPIVGGFLADRLGRRLVIIVTLSLFTLFSSSISFLSNFNLILAFRFVLGCVNLPTFYILAMEVCEPRMRSFVGVLTALPWATGTMAWGGVAYLIRDWRTLNLVVSLPNLVIFPALYLMDESPRWLIIRGQHERALATLAKAARWNGATLPPEDDLRATMRDIQAETTSSAEKKEVKNKKESVRNWFSFAFILCRTRKITLVTLIMFIDYLIVAMVFYGLSLSATSFSADPFAYMALAGLVEIPAYSVTAPIIAKLGRKGPAAFGFLVCGVAILALAFIPSDVTWLVIILAMTGKLFISASYQIIYVYVTELFPTEVRTTGMGSAIVASRIGSVLAPFVTDFLGPVLPWAPSAIFGASSLVAGAATLVLRETLGAPLPDSIADLETIDKRHRQRDAGIPGELLELAP is encoded by the exons ATGGGGAGCAAATTCGACGAACTGTTGATACGCCTTGGGACCGGAAAGTGGAACTTTTTGTATTTCATCGCAGCTTCTGTCT ggTTCTTCCTAATCCCCCCACAGAGCTTGAGCGGCGCTTACCTCGCTCCCACAATCCCCCACACGTGTCGACCTCCTCAAGATGTCAACGCTACCATCTCCGA AGATTCGTGTGCATACATCACCAACACTACAGCGGGGAGCGAGGTCTACCCATGCACAGAATGGGACTTCGATTTAACGGTCTTCTCGTCTACACTGACGTCagag TTTCAGCTCGTTTGTGATCGCGACTACTTACGAGCCACTTATCAGAGTATGATGATGTTCGGTACCTTTATCAGCCCTATTGTCGGTGGGTTTCTGGCAGACAG ACTCGGTCGTCGTCTCGTGATAATCGTGACCCTGTCTCTCTtcaccttattctcctcctccatttctttcctctccaaCTTCAACCTCATCTTGGCTTTCCGTTTCGTGCTGGGCTGCGTCAACCTCCCAACCTTCTACATTCTGG ccATGGAGGTGTGTGAGCCGAGGATGCGTTCCTTCGTGGGCGTTCTCACTGCCTTGCCATGGGCGACCGGAACCATGGCGTGGGGGGGCGTGGCCTACCTGATCCGGGATTGGAGGACTCTGAACCTGGTCGTTTCGCTGCCCAATCTGGTGATTTTCCCGGCGCTCTA cctGATGGACGAGTCGCCCCGCTGGCTGATCATCCGCGGGCAGCACGAGCGAGCGCTGGCGACGCTGGCGAAGGCGGCGAGGTGGAATGGGGCGACGCTGCCCCCCGAGGACGACCTCAGGGCGACCATGAGGGACATCCAGgcggag aCAACGTCATCGGCtgagaagaaggaagtaaaaaacaaaaaagaatctgTGAGAAACTGGTTCAGTTTTGCATTCATTCTGTGCAG gACCAGGAAAATCACCCTCGTGACCCTCATCATGTTCATCGACTACCTCATCGTGGCCATGGTCTTCTACGGCCTCTCCCTCAGCGCCACCTCCTTCAGCGCCGACCCCTTCGCCTACATGGCCCTCGCAGGACTCGTGGAGATCCCTGCCTACTCCGTCACGGCGCCGATCATCGCCAAACTCGGACGCAAGGGCCCGGCTGCGTTCGGGTTCCTGGTGTGCGGGGTCGCCATCTTGGCCCTGGCTTTCATCCCGTCCG ACGTGACCTGGCTCGTGATAATCTTGGCCATGACGGGCAAGCTCTTCATCAGCGCTTCCTATCAGATCATCTACGTCTACGTCACCGAGCTATTCCCGACGGAGGTGCGCACGACGGGCATGGGCAGCGCCATCGTGGCATCGCGAATTGGATCGGTTCTCGCACCTTTCGTCACGGATTTCCTG gGCCCGGTGCTTCCCTGGGCTCCTTCGGCGATCTTCGGAGCCTCGTCGCTGGTGGCCGGCGCCGCCACCCTGGTCCTGCGGGAGACGCTGGGGGCTCCGCTGCCCGACTCCATCGCCGACCTCGAGACCATCGACAAGCGGCACAg
- the LOC113800924 gene encoding organic cation transporter protein isoform X2, which translates to MFQLVCDRDYLRATYQSMMMFGTFISPIVGGFLADRLGRRLVIIVTLSLFTLFSSSISFLSNFNLILAFRFVLGCVNLPTFYILAMEVCEPRMRSFVGVLTALPWATGTMAWGGVAYLIRDWRTLNLVVSLPNLVIFPALYLMDESPRWLIIRGQHERALATLAKAARWNGATLPPEDDLRATMRDIQAETTSSAEKKEVKNKKESVRNWFSFAFILCRTRKITLVTLIMFIDYLIVAMVFYGLSLSATSFSADPFAYMALAGLVEIPAYSVTAPIIAKLGRKGPAAFGFLVCGVAILALAFIPSDVTWLVIILAMTGKLFISASYQIIYVYVTELFPTEVRTTGMGSAIVASRIGSVLAPFVTDFLGPVLPWAPSAIFGASSLVAGAATLVLRETLGAPLPDSIADLETIDKRHRQRDAGIPGELLELAP; encoded by the exons atg TTTCAGCTCGTTTGTGATCGCGACTACTTACGAGCCACTTATCAGAGTATGATGATGTTCGGTACCTTTATCAGCCCTATTGTCGGTGGGTTTCTGGCAGACAG ACTCGGTCGTCGTCTCGTGATAATCGTGACCCTGTCTCTCTtcaccttattctcctcctccatttctttcctctccaaCTTCAACCTCATCTTGGCTTTCCGTTTCGTGCTGGGCTGCGTCAACCTCCCAACCTTCTACATTCTGG ccATGGAGGTGTGTGAGCCGAGGATGCGTTCCTTCGTGGGCGTTCTCACTGCCTTGCCATGGGCGACCGGAACCATGGCGTGGGGGGGCGTGGCCTACCTGATCCGGGATTGGAGGACTCTGAACCTGGTCGTTTCGCTGCCCAATCTGGTGATTTTCCCGGCGCTCTA cctGATGGACGAGTCGCCCCGCTGGCTGATCATCCGCGGGCAGCACGAGCGAGCGCTGGCGACGCTGGCGAAGGCGGCGAGGTGGAATGGGGCGACGCTGCCCCCCGAGGACGACCTCAGGGCGACCATGAGGGACATCCAGgcggag aCAACGTCATCGGCtgagaagaaggaagtaaaaaacaaaaaagaatctgTGAGAAACTGGTTCAGTTTTGCATTCATTCTGTGCAG gACCAGGAAAATCACCCTCGTGACCCTCATCATGTTCATCGACTACCTCATCGTGGCCATGGTCTTCTACGGCCTCTCCCTCAGCGCCACCTCCTTCAGCGCCGACCCCTTCGCCTACATGGCCCTCGCAGGACTCGTGGAGATCCCTGCCTACTCCGTCACGGCGCCGATCATCGCCAAACTCGGACGCAAGGGCCCGGCTGCGTTCGGGTTCCTGGTGTGCGGGGTCGCCATCTTGGCCCTGGCTTTCATCCCGTCCG ACGTGACCTGGCTCGTGATAATCTTGGCCATGACGGGCAAGCTCTTCATCAGCGCTTCCTATCAGATCATCTACGTCTACGTCACCGAGCTATTCCCGACGGAGGTGCGCACGACGGGCATGGGCAGCGCCATCGTGGCATCGCGAATTGGATCGGTTCTCGCACCTTTCGTCACGGATTTCCTG gGCCCGGTGCTTCCCTGGGCTCCTTCGGCGATCTTCGGAGCCTCGTCGCTGGTGGCCGGCGCCGCCACCCTGGTCCTGCGGGAGACGCTGGGGGCTCCGCTGCCCGACTCCATCGCCGACCTCGAGACCATCGACAAGCGGCACAg